In a genomic window of Virgibacillus sp. SK37:
- a CDS encoding ATP-dependent DNA helicase RecQ gives MINKSILKENLQKYFGYSSFRTGQEEIILDVMKGKDVLGILPTGSGKSICYQLPAKLLKGVTIVVSPLISLMVDQVRQLKASHFKEVAAINSFISRTERDEIYKNIHYYKLVYVSPEILQQDRLQKLLKELHVSLFVIDEAHCISQWGHEFRPDYLRLEATIRLLNNPPILALTATATMEVQSDIVETLGRKEIARHVHPMDKDNITFCVQQLVNENDKLQVITTLLNRYRIPTIIYFSSREATEKVSEQLKSNTEARIAFYHGGMDQYDRVTVQQQFMSDQLDVICCTSAFGMGINKSNIRLIIHFHMPPNLESFIQEVGRGGRDGDTCVSLLLSSPGDVFIPQYMIQGELPNNTQIEYTFHQLQKLVEANQSLPSSTMEIENYFQLSEIQWRFLLFQLEKRGIINNRAIYLDPEKWNTAQKEIIEQKNHRSGLKEKNLTEILRWIEEKDCLRKKLYSTFQNTVKPPLFKCCSNCDFQWSQWTPSQTNVTKNSFDDTWEVKLRKLLLFGTTDEAK, from the coding sequence GTGATAAATAAATCGATACTAAAAGAAAACTTACAAAAATATTTTGGCTATTCTTCTTTTCGAACAGGTCAGGAAGAGATAATCTTGGATGTGATGAAAGGAAAGGATGTATTAGGCATTCTTCCTACGGGCTCAGGGAAGTCGATATGCTATCAGTTACCTGCAAAACTTCTGAAAGGAGTCACAATTGTAGTTTCTCCATTGATTTCACTAATGGTTGACCAAGTCCGGCAATTAAAGGCCTCTCATTTCAAGGAAGTAGCTGCAATAAATAGTTTTATTTCCAGAACGGAGAGAGACGAAATTTACAAAAATATTCATTACTATAAACTAGTATATGTTTCTCCAGAAATTTTACAGCAGGATAGATTGCAAAAGTTACTCAAAGAGCTTCACGTCAGTTTGTTTGTAATTGATGAAGCACATTGTATTTCTCAATGGGGGCATGAATTTCGTCCAGATTATCTTAGACTTGAAGCTACTATTCGATTGCTAAATAATCCACCCATATTAGCATTAACAGCTACAGCAACAATGGAGGTACAATCAGATATTGTAGAAACACTTGGAAGAAAAGAAATTGCGCGTCATGTACATCCTATGGATAAAGATAATATTACTTTTTGTGTTCAGCAACTAGTGAATGAAAATGACAAGTTACAGGTAATAACGACATTACTTAATAGATATAGAATTCCTACCATTATTTATTTTTCCAGCAGAGAAGCTACAGAAAAGGTTTCCGAACAGTTGAAAAGTAATACGGAAGCTCGAATTGCTTTTTACCATGGGGGAATGGACCAATATGATCGTGTTACAGTTCAACAACAGTTTATGAGTGATCAGTTGGACGTGATATGCTGTACAAGTGCCTTCGGGATGGGAATTAACAAAAGTAATATCCGGCTAATTATTCATTTTCATATGCCTCCAAATCTGGAAAGTTTTATTCAGGAAGTGGGGAGGGGCGGAAGGGATGGAGACACCTGTGTTAGTTTATTATTGTCATCACCTGGAGATGTTTTTATTCCACAATATATGATACAAGGGGAACTTCCTAACAATACCCAAATCGAATATACATTTCATCAACTTCAAAAATTAGTTGAAGCGAATCAATCCCTACCAAGCAGTACCATGGAAATAGAGAATTACTTCCAGTTAAGTGAAATTCAGTGGAGGTTTTTACTGTTTCAATTGGAAAAGAGAGGGATAATTAATAACAGGGCCATCTATCTTGACCCAGAGAAATGGAATACAGCTCAGAAAGAAATAATAGAGCAGAAAAATCATAGGTCTGGCTTAAAAGAGAAAAACCTTACGGAAATTCTAAGATGGATAGAGGAAAAGGATTGCCTGAGAAAGAAACTATATAGTACGTTTCAAAACACTGTTAAACCACCTCTTTTTAAATGTTGCAGTAATTGTGACTTTCAATGGTCTCAATGGACTCCTTCACAAACTAATGTAACAAAAAATTCTTTTGATGATACGTGGGAGGTAAAATTAAGAAAACTACTTTTGTTTGGTACAACCGATGAAGCAAAGTGA
- a CDS encoding helix-turn-helix domain-containing protein has product MILKALLLTCVKRLKGERSSSAIFHIIKGKRSIQTIQDIHMYQLTNFYSSVKNIRKADYNKEMQKLIRQKLIAEADVERRTETYLITELGNEWLERNSDSSSIHYFNGLTYANTSLKFYLRLVLLIQTLTNTTRNNYSFLPVVNDPETERWVKHIYSSQVYQTRETLNQLYEELKKVFRYFTDEEAHLFIDRLTGFEQYGLSLDQLANKYGRSQWEVPLLITAMTQNMLQVVVEDKEEFPFLTFMTGDIQPENMLLTNSAKSTHRLLQKGYDIPAIAQIRKLKYNTIYDHIVEIAIHDPAFPIEKYVNKKTQHSIMEAIQQTKSFMLKDIKENINHEVSYFEIRLVLSLIKNTIHSGDKGDK; this is encoded by the coding sequence TTGATATTAAAAGCATTGCTACTCACATGTGTAAAGAGGTTAAAAGGGGAACGCTCCAGTTCTGCCATTTTTCATATTATTAAAGGAAAGCGCTCGATACAAACCATACAAGATATCCATATGTATCAACTTACGAACTTCTATTCTAGCGTTAAAAATATAAGAAAAGCAGATTATAATAAAGAAATGCAGAAATTAATTAGACAAAAATTAATAGCAGAAGCAGATGTGGAACGAAGAACAGAGACCTATTTAATAACAGAACTGGGAAATGAATGGCTAGAAAGGAATTCTGATAGCTCCTCAATTCATTACTTTAATGGGCTAACATATGCTAACACTTCACTAAAGTTTTACTTACGATTAGTACTCCTCATTCAAACACTCACAAATACAACAAGGAATAATTATTCTTTTCTACCGGTTGTCAATGATCCAGAAACAGAAAGGTGGGTGAAGCATATTTATAGTAGTCAGGTTTACCAAACCAGAGAAACACTCAACCAATTGTATGAGGAATTAAAAAAAGTGTTTCGTTATTTTACCGATGAGGAAGCACATCTATTTATTGACCGTTTAACCGGTTTTGAACAATATGGGCTAAGTTTAGATCAGCTGGCGAATAAATATGGCAGGTCACAATGGGAAGTACCATTATTAATTACAGCAATGACGCAAAATATGTTGCAAGTTGTTGTGGAAGATAAAGAGGAATTTCCTTTTCTCACCTTTATGACAGGTGATATCCAACCCGAAAATATGCTGCTAACGAATTCAGCAAAAAGCACACACCGACTTTTGCAAAAGGGATATGATATTCCTGCAATTGCTCAGATCAGAAAATTAAAATATAATACAATATATGATCATATTGTAGAAATCGCAATCCATGATCCAGCGTTCCCTATCGAAAAGTACGTTAATAAAAAAACACAACACTCCATAATGGAAGCGATCCAGCAAACAAAATCGTTTATGTTAAAAGATATTAAAGAGAATATTAATCACGAAGTGAGCTACTTTGAGATTCGGCTTGTATTATCTTTAATAAAGAATACAATTCATTCAGGTGATAAAGGTGATAAATAA
- a CDS encoding DUF4430 domain-containing protein, giving the protein MIKKPAQLGTILLIICLLAGCGDKMSKEENIALITISKDNGNEYLHEKEIQVESGNNLLDVMENNFYVETDSSNEVITSIERLSIEDDGGKQWDYTVNGEVSPVPPKNYELQPGDKIVFDFHSSK; this is encoded by the coding sequence ATGATTAAAAAACCAGCTCAGCTGGGAACAATTTTACTTATAATCTGTTTGCTGGCTGGATGTGGAGATAAAATGAGCAAGGAAGAAAATATTGCATTAATTACGATCTCAAAGGACAATGGAAATGAGTATCTTCATGAAAAAGAGATACAAGTAGAAAGTGGAAATAACTTACTTGATGTAATGGAGAATAATTTTTATGTTGAAACAGATTCAAGTAATGAGGTAATTACTTCCATTGAACGGTTATCAATAGAGGATGATGGGGGAAAACAGTGGGACTACACCGTTAATGGGGAGGTATCTCCTGTACCCCCAAAGAATTACGAGCTACAGCCTGGGGATAAGATTGTATTTGATTTCCATTCTTCAAAGTAA
- the ccsA gene encoding cytochrome c biogenesis protein CcsA, translated as MGDLTTISSTMLYITFVLYLIATIFFAATIKDKRTSSKKGNAGKIGITITIIGFLSQLTYFVTRWIASGHVPVSNLFEFMTFFGMSLVLAFIIIYFIYDLQVLGLFALPVALIIIAYASMFPTDISPLVPSLQSHWLYIHVTTVSLAEGILAFSFVSGLIYLIRQIDQTKSSKRTAWLEVVLYSLIVFVGFIVITVTFNMMNYNATFSYPTGGQTLESNYHLPPIAGPNDGELLTEDANQPLFETPAWMHGADAGRKFNTLIWSFITGTVLYVLLRLVLRKRIGAVIQPLLKNTKPDLLDEITYRAVAIGFPVFTLGGLIFAAIWAQEAWGRFWGWDPKEVWALITWFFYAAFLHLRLSRGWHGEKSAWLATVGFAIIMFNLVAVNLVLAGLHSYA; from the coding sequence ATGGGAGATTTAACTACGATTAGCAGTACGATGTTATATATAACTTTTGTACTGTACTTAATAGCAACCATTTTTTTTGCTGCTACTATAAAAGACAAGCGTACAAGCTCAAAGAAAGGCAATGCCGGTAAAATAGGGATCACTATTACTATTATTGGTTTTTTATCCCAACTCACATACTTTGTGACCAGATGGATAGCTAGTGGCCATGTACCTGTTAGTAATTTATTTGAGTTTATGACCTTTTTCGGAATGTCGCTGGTACTTGCCTTTATCATTATTTACTTTATTTATGACTTGCAGGTTTTAGGTTTATTCGCGCTACCTGTTGCGTTAATAATTATTGCATATGCCAGTATGTTTCCAACTGATATATCGCCATTGGTGCCATCATTGCAAAGTCACTGGCTATATATCCATGTAACAACAGTATCACTTGCAGAAGGGATTTTGGCCTTTAGCTTTGTTTCAGGTTTGATCTATTTAATAAGACAAATAGATCAAACGAAAAGCAGTAAACGTACGGCATGGCTGGAAGTAGTATTGTACTCATTAATCGTATTTGTTGGTTTTATTGTTATAACTGTAACGTTTAATATGATGAATTATAATGCTACCTTTTCTTATCCTACAGGTGGACAAACTTTGGAGTCTAATTATCATTTACCTCCAATAGCAGGTCCAAATGATGGGGAATTGCTAACGGAAGATGCAAATCAACCTTTATTTGAAACTCCCGCCTGGATGCACGGGGCAGATGCAGGCAGAAAGTTCAATACACTAATCTGGTCATTTATAACTGGAACCGTATTATATGTACTATTACGACTCGTGCTTCGTAAACGAATTGGTGCAGTGATTCAACCATTATTGAAAAATACTAAGCCTGATTTGCTTGATGAGATCACGTATAGAGCAGTAGCGATTGGTTTCCCAGTGTTTACTCTAGGAGGATTAATATTTGCTGCAATTTGGGCACAGGAAGCCTGGGGGCGTTTCTGGGGTTGGGACCCGAAAGAAGTTTGGGCTCTAATTACTTGGTTCTTCTATGCGGCTTTTCTCCATCTAAGACTTTCAAGAGGGTGGCATGGTGAAAAATCTGCTTGGTTAGCAACTGTAGGGTTTGCGATTATTATGTTTAACCTAGTTGCTGTAAATCTTGTATTAGCAGGTTTACATTCATATGCTTAA
- a CDS encoding ferredoxin — protein sequence MPKFTAVDQETCIACGACGIHAPDIFDYDDEGIAFSFLDGNTGTLIVPEHLEDDLMDAWQGCPTDSIKVSETPVKNNLKCFK from the coding sequence ATGCCTAAATTTACAGCTGTTGATCAGGAAACATGTATAGCCTGCGGTGCCTGTGGCATTCATGCGCCTGATATTTTTGATTACGATGATGAAGGAATTGCATTTTCCTTCCTTGATGGTAATACTGGAACACTAATTGTTCCGGAACATTTGGAAGATGATTTAATGGATGCTTGGCAAGGTTGTCCGACTGACTCCATAAAAGTGTCAGAAACTCCAGTGAAAAATAATCTGAAATGTTTTAAATAA
- a CDS encoding ATP-binding protein, with protein sequence MFWRSVVGKLAITILLLVSFVLFILTILLLQFFENFHIQEAEKAMMQTATKVSVLVEQHQNESLIEETTERVKNPASRIAIFFGDGESWVSESKNKELMELNRKIVNQEPDLRNVLTEQREIRKQISLSNEETEVMIVGMPIPGNGAIFVYQSLDVIEQTKAETTKIIFLAAGIAIVLTTIFAFFLSTRITSPLIKMREAAFDLTRGEFNTKVPILTHDEIGELALAFNRMGRQLKFHINALRQEKEQLSSIVSSMADGVITMNRNGDMIVTNGPAKQFIEDWYFENNITINNEERKIPNELKELLRDVIDGKPEVLHEFSLQGRNWVMLMTPLYDQSYVRGAVAVVRDMTDERRLDKLRKDFIANVSHELRTPISMLQGYSEAIVDDIAESKEEKNELAQIIHDESLRLGRLVNELLDLARMEAGNIQLNIQEVEIGPYVDRIMKKFSGLASDNNVSLTLSKKLEVPIAYFDPDRIDQVFTNLIDNAIRHTAEDGFVTVEVVSDKEALQVKVVDNGSGISEEDLPFVFERFYKADKSRTRVHKQKGTGLGLSIAKNIIDTHNGLITAKSKLDQGTTFMFKLNHRDQNLS encoded by the coding sequence ATGTTTTGGCGTAGTGTAGTAGGAAAACTGGCAATTACAATCTTGTTGCTTGTTTCATTTGTTCTTTTTATATTAACTATCTTGCTGCTCCAGTTTTTCGAAAACTTTCACATCCAAGAGGCTGAAAAAGCAATGATGCAAACAGCTACAAAGGTTTCCGTACTTGTGGAACAACACCAAAACGAATCGTTAATTGAGGAAACTACTGAACGAGTGAAAAATCCGGCTAGTAGAATTGCAATTTTCTTTGGAGATGGGGAAAGCTGGGTTTCTGAAAGTAAAAATAAAGAATTAATGGAGCTAAACAGAAAAATAGTCAACCAGGAGCCAGACCTAAGGAATGTATTGACTGAACAGAGAGAGATTAGAAAACAAATTTCACTTTCTAATGAAGAAACCGAAGTAATGATTGTCGGAATGCCTATCCCTGGGAATGGAGCGATATTCGTGTACCAATCCTTGGATGTCATAGAACAAACGAAAGCAGAAACTACTAAAATTATCTTTTTAGCTGCGGGAATTGCTATCGTACTTACAACAATCTTTGCTTTTTTCCTATCAACTAGAATCACCTCTCCATTAATTAAAATGCGAGAAGCTGCTTTTGATCTAACTCGTGGAGAGTTTAATACGAAAGTACCAATATTAACTCATGATGAAATAGGAGAGTTGGCTTTAGCATTTAATCGTATGGGTAGACAGCTAAAGTTTCATATTAACGCATTAAGGCAGGAAAAGGAGCAGCTTTCAAGTATCGTTAGCTCAATGGCTGATGGTGTTATTACAATGAATCGAAATGGCGATATGATTGTAACGAATGGCCCTGCAAAGCAGTTTATTGAAGATTGGTATTTTGAAAATAATATAACTATCAATAATGAAGAAAGAAAAATTCCAAATGAGTTAAAAGAACTGCTGAGAGACGTCATTGATGGCAAACCAGAAGTGCTACATGAATTTAGTCTACAAGGCAGAAATTGGGTAATGCTTATGACACCATTATATGACCAATCATACGTACGTGGTGCGGTTGCTGTAGTTCGGGATATGACAGACGAGCGTCGCTTGGACAAGCTGAGGAAGGATTTCATAGCAAATGTATCACATGAGCTAAGAACACCTATCTCTATGCTTCAAGGCTATAGTGAGGCAATTGTAGATGATATTGCAGAATCTAAAGAGGAAAAGAATGAATTGGCTCAAATTATTCATGATGAATCCTTAAGGCTTGGAAGATTAGTAAATGAATTATTAGATCTTGCTAGAATGGAAGCAGGGAATATTCAATTAAATATCCAAGAAGTGGAGATAGGTCCGTATGTAGATCGTATAATGAAGAAATTCAGCGGACTAGCAAGCGATAACAACGTATCGCTTACTCTTTCCAAAAAGCTGGAGGTCCCTATAGCTTATTTTGATCCTGACCGAATTGACCAGGTTTTTACAAATTTAATTGATAATGCTATCCGTCATACTGCAGAAGATGGCTTTGTAACTGTTGAAGTTGTTTCCGATAAAGAAGCTCTTCAAGTTAAAGTGGTCGACAATGGCAGTGGAATTTCCGAAGAAGATCTGCCATTTGTTTTTGAAAGGTTTTATAAAGCAGACAAATCCAGGACAAGAGTTCATAAACAAAAAGGTACAGGATTAGGCTTGTCTATAGCAAAAAATATAATTGACACTCATAATGGATTGATTACGGCAAAAAGTAAGCTGGATCAAGGTACTACATTTATGTTTAAGCTAAACCATCGTGACCAAAATCTAAGCTGA
- a CDS encoding response regulator transcription factor — METSTKILVVDDEERIRRLIRMYLEREDFTVEEADNGTDALELSLNNDYDVILLDIMMPEMDGIEVCKELRKEKLTPVIMLTAKGEEANRVQGFEIGADDYIVKPFSPREVVLRIKAILKRVTTGAFNQAEPTSNNILVFPHITIDHDAHRVTADGSEVSLTPKEYELLCFLAKSPDKVFNREHLLKEVWQYEFFGDLRTVDTHVKRLREKLNNVSKDAAKMIVTVWGVGYKFEVDDV; from the coding sequence ATGGAAACATCAACAAAAATTTTAGTTGTAGATGATGAAGAAAGAATTAGAAGATTAATTCGAATGTACTTAGAACGTGAAGATTTCACAGTAGAAGAGGCGGATAATGGCACAGATGCATTAGAACTTTCATTAAATAATGACTATGATGTTATCTTACTTGATATAATGATGCCTGAAATGGATGGCATAGAAGTTTGTAAAGAGCTAAGAAAAGAAAAATTAACACCTGTGATAATGCTTACTGCCAAAGGTGAAGAAGCCAACCGAGTACAGGGTTTTGAAATTGGAGCAGATGACTATATTGTCAAGCCCTTTAGTCCACGTGAAGTTGTTTTGCGTATTAAAGCTATACTCAAAAGAGTAACTACAGGCGCTTTTAATCAGGCTGAACCAACTTCTAATAATATACTCGTTTTCCCACATATAACAATTGATCATGATGCACATCGAGTTACAGCAGATGGCTCAGAAGTTAGCTTAACGCCAAAAGAATACGAATTATTATGCTTTCTAGCAAAGTCTCCAGACAAGGTTTTCAATCGTGAACACTTATTGAAAGAAGTTTGGCAATATGAATTTTTTGGTGATTTACGTACAGTAGATACTCATGTAAAACGACTTAGAGAAAAGCTTAATAACGTGTCCAAGGATGCGGCAAAAATGATTGTGACTGTATGGGGTGTAGGTTATAAATTTGAAGTTGATGATGTATAA
- a CDS encoding CPBP family intramembrane glutamic endopeptidase, producing MKQSEIMKRLTDKELRQQVVLTQILLLIGSYILSVFLFEQPLKWINLFQLDLKEIFLFGIGTALIILLMDLIIMLIFPIEYYDDGGINKRLFRNITFPSLLLITLFVAIAEEMLFRGVIQSSFGYIVASTTFALVHIRYLKKPVLLLSVLFVSFFIGYIFELTGNLAVTITAHFIIDFVLALFIRLKKRCKH from the coding sequence ATGAAGCAAAGTGAAATAATGAAGCGGTTAACTGATAAGGAGTTAAGGCAACAGGTAGTATTAACACAGATTCTGCTTCTAATCGGAAGTTATATTTTAAGTGTATTCTTATTTGAGCAACCATTGAAGTGGATTAACCTTTTCCAGTTAGATCTTAAAGAAATTTTTTTGTTTGGTATTGGAACAGCTTTAATTATTTTGTTGATGGACTTAATCATTATGTTAATTTTCCCCATTGAATATTATGATGATGGAGGAATTAATAAGCGTTTATTTCGGAACATAACTTTTCCTTCTTTATTGCTAATTACCTTATTTGTTGCTATTGCTGAAGAGATGTTATTTAGGGGCGTAATACAAAGTTCTTTCGGGTATATAGTTGCAAGTACAACTTTTGCGTTGGTACATATTCGTTATTTGAAGAAACCAGTTTTGTTGCTCTCTGTTTTGTTTGTCAGTTTTTTTATAGGTTACATATTTGAGCTAACTGGAAATCTAGCTGTAACAATCACGGCTCATTTCATTATAGACTTCGTACTTGCGTTATTCATCCGCTTAAAAAAGAGGTGTAAACATTGA
- a CDS encoding Glu/Leu/Phe/Val dehydrogenase: MVADKAADSTKGNNKMDVLSSTRTVVKTALEKLGYPDEVFELLKEPIRMMTVRIPVRMDDGSIKIFTGYRAQHNDAVGPTKGGVRFHPDVTEKEVKALSIWMSLKAGIVDLPYGGGKGGIICDPREMSFRELEGLSRGYVRAISQIVGPTKDIPAPDVFTNSQIMAWMMDEYSRIDEFNSPGFITGKPIVLGGSHGRESATAKGVTICINEAAKKKGIDVKGARVVVQGFGNAGSFLSKFLHDAGAKIVGISDAYGALHDPEGLDIDYLLDRRDSFGTVTKLFNNTISNKELLELDCDILVPAAVENQITEENAHNIKASIVVEAANGPTTIEGTKILTDRGILLVPDVLASAGGVTVSYFEWVQNNQGYYWSEEEIEEKLHEIMIKGFNSIYNVAETRRVDMRLAAYMVGVRKMAEASRFRGWV; encoded by the coding sequence ATGGTAGCCGATAAAGCAGCAGATTCTACCAAGGGAAATAATAAAATGGATGTATTAAGTTCAACACGAACTGTTGTTAAAACAGCATTGGAAAAACTGGGTTACCCAGATGAGGTTTTTGAACTACTTAAAGAACCAATCCGCATGATGACTGTAAGAATTCCAGTACGTATGGATGACGGATCAATTAAAATATTCACAGGATATCGTGCACAGCATAATGATGCTGTCGGGCCGACAAAGGGAGGCGTGAGATTCCATCCGGATGTAACTGAGAAAGAAGTTAAAGCGCTCTCAATCTGGATGAGTCTTAAAGCTGGTATTGTTGACCTGCCTTATGGTGGCGGGAAAGGCGGTATCATTTGCGACCCCCGTGAAATGTCATTCCGTGAACTTGAAGGTCTAAGTAGAGGTTATGTTCGTGCTATAAGTCAAATTGTGGGGCCAACCAAAGATATTCCTGCACCGGATGTTTTTACAAACTCACAAATCATGGCATGGATGATGGATGAATACAGTCGCATTGATGAATTTAATAGTCCAGGTTTTATTACAGGAAAACCGATTGTACTCGGTGGTTCCCATGGAAGAGAATCTGCAACTGCAAAAGGTGTTACAATTTGCATTAATGAAGCTGCTAAGAAAAAGGGCATTGATGTCAAAGGAGCAAGAGTTGTAGTGCAAGGATTTGGTAATGCTGGTAGCTTCTTATCTAAGTTTTTACACGATGCAGGTGCAAAGATCGTAGGTATTTCCGACGCTTATGGTGCCTTGCATGATCCGGAAGGACTGGATATTGATTATCTACTTGACAGAAGAGATAGTTTTGGTACTGTAACAAAGCTTTTCAATAATACAATCTCAAATAAAGAGTTGTTAGAGCTAGATTGTGATATATTAGTTCCCGCTGCAGTTGAAAATCAAATTACAGAGGAAAACGCACATAATATCAAAGCTAGCATTGTTGTAGAAGCTGCAAACGGGCCGACAACAATTGAAGGCACAAAGATTTTAACGGATAGAGGCATTTTACTTGTTCCGGATGTGCTGGCCTCCGCTGGTGGTGTAACAGTCTCTTATTTTGAGTGGGTTCAGAATAACCAGGGCTATTATTGGTCTGAAGAAGAGATTGAAGAAAAACTTCATGAAATTATGATTAAAGGATTTAATTCCATTTATAATGTAGCTGAAACTAGACGTGTAGATATGCGCTTGGCAGCCTACATGGTTGGGGTCAGAAAAATGGCAGAGGCATCCAGGTTCCGCGGCTGGGTATAA
- a CDS encoding genetic competence negative regulator, which translates to MRIERMSDDQFTIFLTFDDLIERGFTKEDLWHDASSVRTLFSDMMYEASSELGFELEGMLLVQVQLMQAQGMHVIVTQKEEMEYDEDFIEMKVTLDESNELIFSFNDFEDIIQVCSYLSPLGVNGGEIYYMSNSYYVMLNENDLNDQHKEDIIAIMSEYAFPSIITSVRLKEYGKIIFSSQAVQQVVHYFYKNQDDK; encoded by the coding sequence ATGCGCATTGAAAGAATGTCTGATGATCAATTTACGATTTTCTTAACGTTCGATGATTTGATCGAACGTGGTTTTACAAAAGAAGATTTATGGCATGATGCATCAAGTGTCCGGACGCTTTTTAGTGATATGATGTATGAAGCCAGTTCAGAACTTGGCTTTGAATTGGAAGGAATGCTACTTGTACAAGTACAATTAATGCAAGCACAGGGAATGCATGTGATTGTTACACAGAAAGAAGAGATGGAATATGATGAGGATTTTATTGAAATGAAAGTCACTCTTGATGAGAGCAATGAATTAATTTTCTCATTTAACGATTTTGAAGATATTATTCAAGTATGTTCCTATTTATCTCCATTAGGCGTTAATGGTGGAGAGATATACTATATGAGCAATTCATACTATGTAATGTTAAATGAGAATGATTTAAATGATCAACATAAAGAGGATATCATTGCTATTATGTCAGAATATGCTTTTCCTAGTATTATTACGTCCGTACGCTTAAAAGAATATGGAAAAATAATATTCTCTTCACAAGCTGTTCAACAGGTCGTTCATTATTTTTATAAGAATCAGGATGATAAGTAA
- a CDS encoding metallophosphoesterase has product MIYIATLFALGAILICYMLFLAHHDHVRYQTIKDERLPANFNGFKIFFISDIHRRSIRTTTLQTISSQINIIVIGGDLTEKGVPLNRVRNNIRKLKNMHAPIYFIWGNNDYEASPEKIKRILEQEDVHILLNTNKDLRRGDQIISLLGIDCCKYGNVNVELPMNESKGVYKLLITHDPSTYMGLDNKEKDMIHIVLAGHTHGGQIRIFGKGPYERGKLSKIRDTNVLISEGYGYTTLPFRLGTNAECHIIQLERN; this is encoded by the coding sequence TTGATATACATAGCTACCCTGTTTGCTCTTGGTGCTATACTTATTTGTTATATGTTATTTTTGGCACACCATGATCATGTACGATATCAGACAATAAAAGATGAAAGGCTACCTGCTAACTTTAATGGCTTTAAAATTTTCTTTATTTCTGATATACATAGAAGATCGATAAGAACAACAACACTGCAAACCATATCAAGCCAAATTAATATTATCGTTATTGGAGGGGATTTAACTGAAAAAGGGGTTCCACTAAATAGAGTTAGAAATAACATTAGAAAATTAAAAAACATGCACGCACCCATCTACTTTATTTGGGGAAACAATGATTATGAAGCCTCTCCTGAAAAAATAAAACGTATTCTTGAACAAGAAGATGTCCATATTCTGTTAAATACAAATAAGGATTTAAGAAGAGGAGATCAGATTATTAGCTTATTAGGAATAGATTGTTGTAAATATGGAAATGTCAACGTGGAGTTACCTATGAATGAATCCAAAGGCGTTTATAAACTACTTATTACGCATGATCCAAGCACTTACATGGGGTTAGACAATAAGGAAAAAGATATGATACATATTGTTCTAGCTGGACATACACATGGTGGGCAAATACGCATTTTTGGCAAAGGGCCATATGAAAGAGGTAAGCTTAGTAAGATCAGAGATACGAATGTATTAATTAGTGAGGGATATGGTTATACTACTTTGCCTTTTCGTCTAGGAACAAATGCAGAGTGCCATATTATTCAATTGGAGAGAAATTAA